From the genome of Salvia splendens isolate huo1 chromosome 7, SspV2, whole genome shotgun sequence:
TGGAGGAAAGTTTCGTTTTGAGTTTCTACACTTTGTATTCTTAAACTGATTTCTTTGCATATTCAAAGATTTACTGCATACTCGATTTGGGTTTTCATTGCCAGATTGCTCTTTTCCCTTATACTGTTTCTTTGTGATGAATTTTTGGCACAGATAGGGGTGATGATAATGGTTCACGGGGATGATAAAGGCTTGGTGCTGCCTCCTAAAGTAGCATCTCTCCAAGTAATCGTAGTCCCCGTGCCCTACAAGGATGCAGACACTCGGGGGATATTTGATGCATGCGCATCCACAGTAAAATCCTTGAATGAAGCAGGATTTCGTGCCGAGGCGGATTGTAGAGATAATTATTCACCTGGATGGAAATATTCTCATTGGGAAATGAAAGGCGTTCCTCTAAGAATCGAAATAGGACCAAAGGACTTGGCAAACAAAACGGTATTAATAGGCCTCGTTTGCTTGTATTGCTGCTTTATCCCAAGCTGCTAGCCTCCTAATTGCATTTAAGTATAAGCCAGCCGCCATTTTTTCTGTTTACTGCCGTGTGTGATCCACTCTCATTTGTTCACTCTGGATTTCTCATCTTGCCAGGTCCGTGCTGTCCGACGAGATAATTCATCTAAGAGTGATATTCCCATGGCTGATTTGACTGAGCAAGTTAGAGTGATGCTCGATAATATCCAACAAAGTCTCTTTGATGCTGCCAAGCAAAAACGTGATACCTGCATCCAAACTGTGTATAACTGGGAAGAGTTCACAGAAGCACTCTCCCAGAAGAAGATGATTCTGGCCCCATGGTGCGATGAGGAGGTACGTTGCTTTACTTTAAATGCCCCAGAACATGTACTTCTTTTAGATGACCTCCGTTAACTCTTTTTCCTCTCCtcaggaggaggagaagaacgTGAAGGCAAAAACGAAGGGAGAAATGGGTGCGGCCAAGTCTCTATGCTCTCCATTCGAACAGCCTGAACTTCCTGAAGGTACTATCTCATACGATTCGTGTGGTTATTCTCATTCATAGTCGACACATTCAAACCCGATTCCTATAATATCGTATAACTCTTTTGCAGGTACGTTGTGCTTCACATCCGGCAAGCCTGCTAAAAAGTGGACCTACTGGGGAAGAAGTTACTGAATAATGCATTTCATCTTCAAACAGGCTGTTTTTTGGTGATTTTGTAACAACTTCGAATATACTTAacttttagtttttgttttttattttccgGATCTTTTGCTGAAAAAGATTGTTTGATAAAACTATTGCTCATTGTATGGATTAAATGTTTATATATTATAATCATCTTTGGTGACATTTTTAACCATTTGAATGTTCTCACTGTATTTTTGTCATGTTTGGGATTGTttgatgattttgatttttgaactATTTTTGTACCTTTGAATTTTGTCTATACTGAAATAAGTGGttaaattatgcaataagataccATCAATTTATATTTCAGACAGATATTCGTGTAACCTAAAAAACCAGATTTCTTGccttaaatattatttatagcAAAGAATGAAATAATGCACTTCAGTAATCCTCTCCAttaattcttttcttttcttttcatgctgtgcatttttttaaaaattaattggaTTAGTCTTGAAACACCTACATTTACACTAATTTGATTGTGTGGATTGTAAACATGGTAATCTAATTAGGATGTGCATTGATtatattaaatgataatatttgctcaaaaatattttagtaaaataatttcTGACGAAATTGCCGATAGATTTTCTTAACCTTATTTGACAAAAAAATGTTAGTTATGTTTTTGCAATTATCATTAGCTCAACCACTTCGGGACATATTTTTAACACGATGAgataaaatttaatactcctattaaacaaaaaaatcaaaataaaaccgAATATTTAACAGTAAAATCGAATATTTAACACCTTCCAAAATTGAGGACATATATATATTACTGTAGATGGCGGGAAAATAAAATCCTGAAACAATTGCAATTCGCGGACTCAGCATAGCCCACCGCTGAGAAAATCAAAGCGCTGTCGTTTCGAGAGAGATGGCGGAAGAGAAGAATGATAACGAGACGACGGAGAATGTGGTTTCGGAAGCGGAGGCGTTGCCGAAGGCTATCGTGCGCCGGGTGGTGAAGGACAAGCTTACCCAGCTCTCCACCGGCTCCGAGATTACCGTTCTCCGCGACTCGTTCCTCGCCTTCTCTGAAAGCACACGCATCTTCATCCACTATCTCTCCGCCACGTAAGCCTCCgtttctctcactctctctctcttcgcaACATGTGTGACTTTTTAATTGCTAGGCGTCTGATGCTTCAGTATTGTGTATAGCCTCTACTGTTAGCggaatttttatttgtttttgacCCAAGATCAATAGCAAATTGGTTGGGTATGTGATTTGTTTATCTATTATTGAATTTTGGTTTCTGGATTTGCTTGATTCGTGGAGTATGTCAGCTTATTGCCACAATTTGGTGAAGTGTCTGCCGTTTTCTAGGGTTTTATCTATGAATTGGCCTTTTTCAGATTGCGATTCAATTTTTGGTTCTGTTTGAAATTTTAGATTTACAAACCAAATTACGCCAATCAAAATTCTCAGTGATATTTAGTTGGATGTTGAATTTGGGAATCGGGTGAAAACAAGAATATGAAGATGAGCAGAATAAAGTGGGTTGAGGAAACTGCATCATTACTTCCAAAAAGTTGAGTTGGAGCTCTTAAGCTTCTAACTTTTGTGAGTAGTCATTCAACATAATCTGTGGATTATTGCTGAGCCACAGCACATATTAGTCTCTTATTGTCTTGTCTAATTTACTTACTATTGAATATCTAGTCCAACCTTCCTTCTCATGAAAAAATGTTGCAATGATGGGGAACCCCTTTTCTTACTACATtagtttattttcctttttctagACTCTTGTTTGTTGGTTGTCTGTTTCCTCTTGTACTTAGATTCAAGTAAAGttgctcttttttttttgtttattaagtAATGTGGTTCTGAATTCTATTGCCAAATCAACTGTTCTATGTCATATGACTTATTGTGCATGATCTCCTGGTATCTGCAGTGCAAATGACATATGTAAGGagtcaaaaagaaatatgatcAATGCAGAAGATGTATTCAAGGCCCTGGAAGAGATAGACTTTCCAGAGTTCATTGGGCCTCTGCGGGATTCTCTTGAAGGTAAGCACATACATAAGTGTTTCATTGCCTTTTGTTTCCTCTTCTGAATTTCCTTGAGCACTTTGATCTCCCGTTTATAGTGCTTCCACTTCCTATTCATGCAAAGCATTGGGAATGTGTCTATTTTCTTCTCCACTGTACAAGAGGTGGACAAAAACTGCTTTCCATGCTGAATAGTATGTCGATGATTTATATGTCGTGCATACCTTTTGGCACGACTGAATAAAGCTTATGGGATTCTAATAGAAGAAAACTTGATGAAGTAGAAGCCCTTCTTAAGATATCCATTCTTACAATTGAATAGTTGGGGTTAAAATAAATTGAGTCTCTCTCACAGATGATTGTATGTTATTAACTGGTAGACATGATCAGCTAAATCTATGTAGAAACACTCTACATAACTTACCTACCTAATCACACTGTTTACTCATTGAACTTGTTCAAATAGTATATCTTATTCTCCTTCAAAGCAAACAATTCGATAATTGCTACAAATCTCCTGGACAATTTCCTCATGTCTCATGTTTTAAATGTTCCCCAACAACATGAAATTTTATGACAATCCTTAGGAAATACTCCCCTCgtccctctgtagctgagtcatattcttttttggattgtaccactgtagctgagtcatttccttttttggcaaaaagcaacaacttttcttctctcttactttactctttcttactttattctctcttcatctctctacctttttcttttcctactttattattcatttacttaactcatttaacacaacttttcttaaatcccgtgccgaaaagaaacgcctctactatagagggacggagggagtattatagtaGGCTGGTTTTGCACTATGTTGTTGTTTGTGCCTTTGTGGGCATTTATGCCATGATACTCCCTTTCCTCGATGTAGATTAGTATTTCAATCATATAGTTTGGCAAGGGTTTTTCATCAGGAAATATTGCAGATgacatttattttctttatccatGAGATCTTAAACACTACTTGTATTGTCGAGTTGAAACAATTTCACTTTCTTCTGATAGTCGCCTGAGCTTCTGTGCATAGTTAAAACAATCTTAGAGCTTGCTAAAAAGCCACTTGATTAAGATGCATTTGATGTTCAATTGCCGGCCTATATCTCATCCTTAACCCTAAATTCAAATCCAGAACGCTGTGTCATAGATCGTAACAGTCATTACTTTCTCTCGTCCTTATCCTAATATTCAAATCCAGACCAAAATATTGCACATACACTTGAAAATGTGGCTTGCATGATATATTTTACTTCCTGTTAGGGTTTAGTTTATACTCCATTTGCTACTCATCGCCTGTGTCACCATATCTTGTGGCAGAGTTTAGACAACGGAATGCCGGGAAGAAGCAGTCTAAGGCAAAAGAAACAAACACGAATGCAAAACGGAAAGAGCCACCCCCATCTGAACCCAGTGAAGGTCGAAACAAACGACATGCGGTTGAAAACGGGGACGAGGATAACTCAGACTGAGGCAGGATTTTTGCTCACCTCTACCACAAGCAAGATTAGCATAGTGTTGCTGATCCTCTTCTATATTTCCAACATCATTCTTTGTtgaggaattatttaaatcacaACACCCTGCTTTGCCATCTTGTGCTATTTATTTTTAGACTCGTGTATGTATATGCGTATGTTGCTGGTAGAGGTGGAGGTGAGCAACATACAGTTTTTATAACCTTTTCAGCTATTGAAATTAATTTAAGATTATGTGACTGAGTGCTGGAATAGTGTTTTGCAGTAACTAAAAGTCAAACTATAAATAAAACAAGGAAATTTACATACGTTAACAAACAGCACAAATTATTTACCCAtctaggagtattatttagttaCTTATGAATTAGTACTACTTCCCTCTGTTCACCTAAATCGTcccattttgtcatttttgtccgTTCATCGATAAAtgtcttatttattttttactacttttggtaatggaccttacatttcactaattttattttagtcacattttactataaaattatataaaagtaagattcATCTTCACTAACCTTTTCACCCATTTTctgttatatattttttaaaatccgtgctCAGCCAAACTTGACTTTGTATTGGTGGACATAGGGAGTATTttgtaataaaaaattatgaactaTATATTGATGTATAGTGGGTCTAAGGGCAtcaataaccccgtccccatttccggccccaagtcccctccacgtcatcattcctctacagttgcggcccaggccccaactgttGTAACCCTggaggttgcggcccgggccgcaactaataaatgacactattcacaactccaacctattttgaacgtaaaataaaatacgttgagcaattataacacgagcaattcatttttaatacaaaaataataaattataaactaaaaaatatacaaaaaattagagtaataaaaaaaatgcaaaaaaaaaaaaaaaaaattaaaattctgcAATACACGTTGCCCTTCTCcatctccttcttcctcttccttcttcttccccctctcccccttcttcttcttcttaaaaatgcaaaaaataaaaaaaaaattaaaattgatgaaaaaaacGTCGCCCCtctccatctccttcttcttcctcttcctccttcttccccctctcccccttcttcttcttcttcttaaaaatgcaaaaaaaaaaacaaaaaatttaaatcgaTGAACAGtagcggcccgtcaccgtgcaaccccgtcccgggccgggacgcgggacgctccccaggccggtcacgcgtcaccgggacgggcctgagccgtgccgcccttccgtgtaatgcatgggacgggccgggactcgcgagatgcggcccggccccttgcgttacGCATGCTCTAACAGATGGGCCACGCGTAATATTTGGGCCTATCTTCTGTCTGCTATTAATTATCACAAGTTCATCCTAttcgagttttaaaaaatgtaaagaaatatAGGTCTTACATTTATACACTTCATCTTTCCTATGTTACTTGTACTTGTACTTTTCATTTTGGGTCATAAATTTAGAATTGAATAATTAgtgtaattaatttaatatttaagtGTAATAAGACAACCCttaataaaatgacacttaattaactctaatattttaatttcagagtatttaaaatagaaatagtccaAGTAATTTGGGACGAGACGAAATAAAAATGCAAGTAGCATGAGACAAAGTGATTGttaattttacaataaaatataaatgtaataGAATATGAGATCTATTACCagacataataaaaaaaactaagtttAACAAGTAATGActgacaatttttttaaaaaataatgacAAATAATtgcggacggagagagtagcatTTAGGGCATGGTTGATGCCAATATCAAATTATGATACGATAAAGAAAATTATGGTTAAACTCTAGATAAAATACATAACAAGTGTTAaatcattcatattttatttgtgGTTTAATTTTCGTTAATTTACTCATTTATTTTTCattcactttctatttttttcttcctcgtattcttctGACAAATTAATAACTGTGAATTTTTCTCTATCTATCTTCTCTCAATTATTAACCGCTAATTCAATTTTGCTAAGTATTTTAGCTGAAAATGAGATCTTTCTGTTGTGTCTGATTACTACACACTGCAATTTCCTTCATAGCTTAGCTCATGCCCAAACTCCGAGGACTACCTACGCCTGCTCTACTCCTCTAATTCTACGGTAATTTTCACTTTATCGCGTTTTTCCAGATTCATTCGTAGTTTATGAAGTATAGAAATTTGTGACAAATGCTATCTGTAAATGATGTACCGAGTTTTGCTCTGTGTTATTGATTCTTCTTTTCCGCAATTGAGGGTTTTGAATTGACTGAACAATTGTGTTAGTTCAGGATTAAAGTGCTTCTCGATTTTCCTTCTTCTTTTTGCTTATTTCTAATGCTTTAGTTCtgtttttgttgatgatttgAAATGATGTAGCTGATTGAGCTTTAGAATTAAATTCTGAAGATGTCTCAGTTTGGTGTAGGAGTCGAAATTCTGGTGTATCCATTTCTGCTGAGTGATTGGAGCTTTTTACTGAGttccttttttttcaaaattagggATGCTTGGTGTGTGGGGAAATCTTATGGCAAAGGATTTGTTTTCAATTCTTGGATTGTTTGCTCTGATTAATTTACAAGGTCCAGATTAAGTGAACTATTGAAAAGATGcatttgatttttatatacTTATGTGAAAATTACTCAGtagaatttgtgatttttaaatttgagtAAGAATGGCATATGCATGCCTTGCACAGTTGCTCCTTCTGAACTTCTCTTTGAATATTCTTCGAGACTGTGTTTATGGATCTTTAATAGTTGATTGAATCACAGAGAAAATGGGGTAGTGGTGAAGGGGTGAGGACAACCTGAATTTTTTTTCGGATGGAATCTGGTCAGATTGACGTTGATGGTGGTGTTGGAAGTGCGACCGGGACAGCGTACACCCCTCCAGCCCCTACGGCTCAGGAGGAAATTGACCCCGGCCGAGCTTTGTCTACGAAGATGAAGGTCAAGGGCACCAATCAAGAATCGCAAGAAAAAGATAAACCTCCAAGTAATGTACTAGTTCACACTCTTCTTGTCGGTTTATGAATTTGACATTGCAATCTTAGATGACTTTCCTTGGAACTCTACTCTTAAGATATTTCCTTGGATAATTTGTTTAACATTCTCATGTTACTAATGTATTTCCAGGTATCCCAAGCTGTAATGTCTTTAAGAGCCAACTGCAAGAATATTGCCAGAAAATCAGACTAACTATGCCAGTTTATGAAACTATCAAGGAAGGCCATTCTCATGAGCCAGTTTTTAAATCAACTGTTGTCGTGAACAATGCCAGATATGTTTCTCTACCTGGGTTTTACAATCGGAAGGCAGCAGAGCAGTCGGCTGCTGAAGTTGCCCTCCTAGCGCTAGCCAAATCCAATAATAGTAGTAGCAATGGGATCTCCCAGCATGTGGTAATTGTCATATACGCAACTTAAAACTTTCACGAAATTAGAGTAGTCGTGAAGGGGCCAGAACAACCTGACTTTTTTTTCAGATGGAAGCTGGTCAGATTGACATTGGTTGTAGTGTTAGAATTGCGACCGGGACAACTTACACCCCTCCAGCCCCTACAACTCAGGAGGAAATTGACCTCAGCCGAGATTTGTCTAGGAAGATGAAGGTCATGGGAACCAATCAAGAATCACACGGAAAAAATAAACCTCCAAGTAATGTAGTTCACACTTTTCTTGTCAGTTCATGAATTTGACATTGCAATCTTAGATACCTTTCCATCGAACTCTACTCTTAAGATATTTCCCTGGATAATTGTTACTATAATGTTTCTTTCAATCTGATTCTCACTATTGTGTTGACAGGTGTCTCAAGCTGTTATGTCTTCAAGAGCCAACTGCTAGAATATTGCCAGAAAACCGGACTAACTACGCCAGTTTATGAAACTATCAAGGAAGGCCCTTCTCACGAGCCAGTTTTTAAATCAACGGTTGTCGTGAACAATGCCAGATATGTTTCTCTACCTGGATTTCACAATCGGAAGGCATCAGAGCAGTCGGCTGCTGAAGTTGCCCTCTTAGCGCTCGCCAAATCCAATAATAGTAGCAGTGAGATCTCCCAGCTCTTGGTAATTGTCATATATTGCCTTGTCGCAACTTTCACGAAATTAAAGCCATGTCTTTGTCTATACTTAACTTCTGATTTTGTTTCAGCACGAGACAAGCTTGTGCAAGAACTTGCTACAAGATTATGCTCAAAAGATGAACAATGTTAGTCCTATATATATGTGCCGTTGGGAAGAGAAGGAAGGCAAAATGCCCATGTTTTCCTGCGTTGTTGCAATTGGGAGTATCAAGTACACTGGAGCTTCAGCAGGCACAAAGAAAGAAGCCGAGATAAAAGCTGCTAGGACGGCCTTGCTAGCCATTCAGACAGCAGTGCCCGTCACCGAAGATCACACGGGCAACTCCATTTACACCGTTATCCCACAGAAAAGGAAGGGATCTGATCTTGCTATCAGCATTCAGGAGACTAGAGAGTCATTGAAGCCAAAGAAAGGCTGGGTCAAGAAGCAGTATCAAAAGAAGTGGCAGCCTGTGAAGAAAGACAACCCTGCTGGAGGTACGACTCGTTTGGAGGTCAATGCAGATGGCCGGACAGGAGTCGGATCAACTGTTACCGTTGGACAGGGTGGATTGCAAGTGGATGCAGCCGATACTGTCGGCTCCCGAGGCACGACGAACGGTGGCTCGGATATGCATCAACATGAGGGACGAGGATGCAGCTGATAATGAGATAGATGAAGATGATTTTGAAATAATCTTGTGAAAAGTATATAAGTCGAATTTGTGATTTGTAAAATTAGGAAGGATGTTAACAACCTCACTGATATCTAACTAGGCCATGGATTGATCTTTTAGGTTAATCATGACAGCTATTTTGATGCCTCTAAGAAACTGTAATAAATTAAATGAGTTTTAATCTTGTGAATTGCACTAAACAGGCTCTGCAGTTTCAGTGACATTTTGGAGATATTTACATATTGAATGCTGAAAAGATTGGATAAAGATCcaaatagttcatatttttgcaatgtaACTCTACTTGTTCTTGGCCCAGCAGGTGATGATGGTGCTCTATGAATACAGAGACGAAACAGAGCGCGCCAGCGTGTACCAAAACACGAGTGGCTGATGAGCTTGCAGAGGACCGGCATATCTGAACTGTGTAGATTTGGCAATGCAGAAGTTTAGGAACTTGACTCCCAGGGTGATCAGGCACTCGTTCGCGCTTCTTCTCACAGTTTCTGCATATCGCATTACGTAAGTACGTTGTCGTCAATCTTGATAGCCTTTCTACATTTCTTGAGACCATACAATTTACAAATCTTGATCACTCTAAagacacacacatacacacatatatagaaACAAACATGTAAGTGAAGCATACCTTGTGACAATTCTGCCAAAAATGCTGCCAAATTGAGTGCTAGAAGCAATCcaacaagaacaacaatgcTGTGCCATGAACTTCTCATTCTGTTTGTCTTTTTAGAATCCAAAAATAACTCCATTATTTATCACTCTTGAATGATGATTGtttctttttcccttttcttaAGCAGTGGTTTGTGTGTTTATGAATGAGACTATTTATAGAAGAAGGTCGTTTGATTGAATCTTGCTATGGAATCATGGCAAATTGTCAACTAGTTGTGTCAAATGATTATCATAATGTTGGTGTCAATAATTAAGCACTACATGTATGCATATAAAAAGGCTTTGTTCTTGTGGTGCAAGGAGTCAACTCCGTGTACAAAAATGCAAGTTATTCAACCTAATTCTTTGATGATTGTTACATTTTCATAGTCTCAATTAATTAAAACTTAATATCCTAATCATGTACTATCTCATTTTTGCATAATCAGTAAGTTTGAATTCTGCAGTTTTATAAATTCAAGCAACAGCATTTCCTCTAATTGATGTAACTGTAAGTAGTTCTGCACTTGGCAATAGATTGTTTTTccattaaatttcataaattttttgCTAGTTTTCCAAATTTCTTATTATCACCTAAGTTTGAAACTTTCAGCAAACCCAACACAAATAATTGCAAAATTTCCCTTCTTGTGCTAGCATTTTCAAATTTCTCATTTTCATCAAAGTTTGAAACTTTCAAAGGTAAATGCACGCGTTAcaaaaatcttgatattttccacaTTTTCCAATTCTCATCTTAAAATAAATTCAAGATTTAAAATTGAATCTGAGTATTTATTGATTCTAAATTAGTACTGGAGTAGTAGTATATGAGTATTTAATTTCTGTCCaactcttcttcatcttcctcactcCTCACCACACTATCACCGAAGACtaaattaactaaaaaataatgataaattCAATTTGAGAAATACTATTTGTATTAAAAAATGCCGAATAAACCATCAGCCCGACCCGCACCCGATCCGAATGATCCACGGGTCGGCCACCCGTATCAGCCGCCCTCGCCCTATGCTCCTCCGATCGCCCACACACACTCCCACAGCGGCTCCTTCGGGTGGGGCTCGCCGCCTCAAGGCTACGGGTACTATCAGcctccaccgccgccaccgccggagaCGGCGAACGTGTACAGCTCGTTTCCGGCGGGCACCCACCCCGATGTGATCCGGAGCTTCCAGATGGTGGATAGGAACCAGAACGGTTACATTGAGGAGAAGGAGCTTCAGGAAGCGCTCGCTTGGAATTACCAGAGTTTCAGCCTTAGAACTCTGCGTTTGCTCATTTTTCTCTTCAGAGATCCCCGAGAATCTTCGTCTATAATTGGTTTGCTCCTTTCTCTCTAATCGATCATTTCCGTTTGtggaatttaattttgtttagaaTTAACTGTTTTAGGTGATCAAAAGTTTGCTCAGTTGATGTTAATCGAGCATGTGGAGAGCAGTTTTTGTCTGAGTTAGGGTTCTTGTGTGAAAATTGGGGGAATTTGATTGCATTTTCATAACAATCTTAGGTTTCTGTTTCATTTCCTTTTGTGGAGTTTTGTTGAGTATTAGCTGATTTAGGGGATCAAAAGTTTGGTCACTTGATGTTAGTTTCCGATTGATGAATCAAGCAGTTTTTGCCCGAGTTGGGGTTCTTGTGTGAAATTTGGGGGAGAAATTTGATTGCATTTTCATTACAATCTTTGTGTTTTTTTCTGTTTGATTTTGTGATAACGAATTTTGCATCATGTATTGGTTATTGACAAATTTGCAGGACCGAAAGAGTTTGAAGCTATTTGGAGGTGCCTTGGGCAATGGCGGGTGAGTAGAAATATTATGATGAATATACTGAAATCAAGCTGCATTGTATGATATAATTTCAGTATGGTGTGCGTTCTCGTTTAATCGCTTTCGATAATGGCATGGGATGCATATTGCGTATTGTATCCCCGTGGGTCAGTAACCGTGAAATTCCTAATATGGCTATGATCTTATCTCATGTAGACGTGCTGCAGAAGATCCCGTTCATCTAATAGTCTGTTGTCATGATATGGACTAAATATGCTGTTATGGTGTCTAGCTGGGTGATTTGTGTCTGTTATAAGCTTTTGTTCATTGTGCTTTCAATAAAGATAAACGTGCACTATTGAAACAAGTTCAATGATCTGATGCATATGTTTGTCTGATGGTCTCTGGCTAAGGGTTTGATGTGTTTAGGAATCAGAAATTGTTTTACTTCCGAGTGCAATAGTGGGCTTGATGAAATCAACTATATATACATTTGAGCTGGTTTGAGCAAATATAGAATTTGATATATTACTAGTTTCTGCATGATTTCTTCGTTGGATGAGATAATTGATAAGTCAGCGAATTTCACAATGCCTTTTGATGAATTATTGAGTAGTAATCGGCGAGGGTAGATCAATGAGACTAATGATCAAATATAACCTCTCTCGATATCCAAGCTCATTCTATCTGCAGatatctaattattttaattcaattacaaTGCTATTTCTTTTCTGGGAATCCCCGGGATGGGCTGTTTTATGCAGTTGTTGACATTTCTCCTGTACTTTAGGCAATTTTTGAAAGATTTGATCGAGATAGGAGTGGGAAAATCGATCCTATGGAATTGAGGGACGCCCTACATAGTCTTGGATATGCAGTGCCACCTTCTGTTCTGCAAGTCCTGATTTCCCGATACGATAATGGCAGCAGGCTCCCGGCAGAGCTAAGTTTCGACAGCTTTATCGAGTAAGCTCCCCCTATTCTTATGAACATAGCAAAACTATTGTTTTTGTTCTTATAATTTCATCTGTATATTAATTGGTGTTTTTTTTTGGTTCAGATGTGGGATGATTGTAAAGGTGAGCTACAATTTCAGTGAATCTTCTAACAATATATTCATTGTTTGATTTTCCTCTTCAACCTTGAACATGAGACGCTATCCTATATTCATATTTGAATCCA
Proteins encoded in this window:
- the LOC121811453 gene encoding DNA polymerase epsilon subunit 3-like, which encodes MAEEKNDNETTENVVSEAEALPKAIVRRVVKDKLTQLSTGSEITVLRDSFLAFSESTRIFIHYLSATANDICKESKRNMINAEDVFKALEEIDFPEFIGPLRDSLEEFRQRNAGKKQSKAKETNTNAKRKEPPPSEPSEGRNKRHAVENGDEDNSD
- the LOC121741055 gene encoding uncharacterized protein LOC121741055 isoform X1 — its product is MESGQIDVDGGVGSATGTAYTPPAPTAQEEIDPGRALSTKMKVKGTNQESQEKDKPPSIPSCNVFKSQLQEYCQKIRLTMPVYETIKEGHSHEPVFKSTVVVNNARYVSLPGFYNRKAAEQSAAEVALLALAKSNNSSSNGISQHVMEAGQIDIGCSVRIATGTTYTPPAPTTQEEIDLSRDLSRKMKVMGTNQESHGKNKPPSVSSCYVFKSQLLEYCQKTGLTTPVYETIKEGPSHEPVFKSTVVVNNARYVSLPGFHNRKASEQSAAEVALLALAKSNNSSSEISQLLHETSLCKNLLQDYAQKMNNVSPIYMCRWEEKEGKMPMFSCVVAIGSIKYTGASAGTKKEAEIKAARTALLAIQTAVPVTEDHTGNSIYTVIPQKRKGSDLAISIQETRESLKPKKGWVKKQYQKKWQPVKKDNPAGGTTRLEVNADGRTGVGSTVTVGQGGLQVDAADTVGSRGTTNGGSDMHQHEGRGCS
- the LOC121741055 gene encoding double-stranded RNA-binding protein 1-like isoform X2; this translates as MPVYETIKEGHSHEPVFKSTVVVNNARYVSLPGFYNRKAAEQSAAEVALLALAKSNNSSSNGISQHVMEAGQIDIGCSVRIATGTTYTPPAPTTQEEIDLSRDLSRKMKVMGTNQESHGKNKPPSVSSCYVFKSQLLEYCQKTGLTTPVYETIKEGPSHEPVFKSTVVVNNARYVSLPGFHNRKASEQSAAEVALLALAKSNNSSSEISQLLHETSLCKNLLQDYAQKMNNVSPIYMCRWEEKEGKMPMFSCVVAIGSIKYTGASAGTKKEAEIKAARTALLAIQTAVPVTEDHTGNSIYTVIPQKRKGSDLAISIQETRESLKPKKGWVKKQYQKKWQPVKKDNPAGGTTRLEVNADGRTGVGSTVTVGQGGLQVDAADTVGSRGTTNGGSDMHQHEGRGCS
- the LOC121741057 gene encoding probable calcium-binding protein CML48; this translates as MPNKPSARPAPDPNDPRVGHPYQPPSPYAPPIAHTHSHSGSFGWGSPPQGYGYYQPPPPPPPETANVYSSFPAGTHPDVIRSFQMVDRNQNGYIEEKELQEALAWNYQSFSLRTLRLLIFLFRDPRESSSIIGPKEFEAIWRCLGQWRAIFERFDRDRSGKIDPMELRDALHSLGYAVPPSVLQVLISRYDNGSRLPAELSFDSFIECGMIVKGLTEKFKEKDKHYTGSAMLTYETFMCMIIPFLVAD